In Humulus lupulus chromosome 6, drHumLupu1.1, whole genome shotgun sequence, a single genomic region encodes these proteins:
- the LOC133782065 gene encoding uncharacterized protein LOC133782065 — protein MDLNKKGFNFSHDSEFTKNDNVGDTALCLNFPGFGGSNIARYGCNQRNHGVNLSNAPDDGCRLVLGLGPTPSAYSNDYYSYTVKRSKGLSTVQPQNVPSEADSILQLGLSGGTKEVSSISVSSETDMNTPYLPNQVSTGNNQLLIPVVDEGSTSAKKSGGYMPSLILAPRMDSYKISFSTQELLELHSTPQASELSLTGEYSVGTISEQETTGTSSDQRSNNPKKCRFSGCTKGARGASGLCIGHGGGQRCQKPGCNKGAESRTAYCKAHGGGKRCQHLGCTKSAEGKTDYCIAHGGGKRCGHPAGCSKAARGKSGLCIRHGGGKRCKIEGCTRSAEGQAGLCISHGGGRRCQFQGCNKGAQGSTMFCKAHGGGKRCIFQGCTKGAEGSTPLCKGHGGGKRCLFDGGGICPKSVHGGTNFCVAHGGGKRCAVPGCTKSARGRTDCCVRHGGGKRCKFENCGKSAQGSTDFCKAHGGGKRCNWGEGKCEKFARGKSGLCAAHSSMVQERASCKGGLIGPRLFHGLVSAASTTAASSNNHSTSAISAVSDSIDSLERPTKRQQLIPPQVLVPLSMKSSVSYSNFLTAEKADEGRNRYDLGAGSSSGSGRKSLDFDIPEGRVHGGPLMSLFGGNLNNAIDGV, from the coding sequence ATGGATCTGAACAAGAAAGGTTTCAATTTTTCTCATGATAGCGAATTCACAAAAAATGACAACGTTGGTGATACTGCACTCTGCTTGAATTTCCCTGGCTTTGGAGGAAGCAACATAGCCAGGTATGGCTGTAATCAAAGGAATCACGGTGTTAATCTGTCCAATGCTCCTGATGATGGCTGTAGGTTGGTACTTGGTCTCGGCCCAACACCAAGTGCATACAGTAATGATTATTACAGTTACACAGTAAAGAGGAGCAAAGGATTGTCTACTGTACAACCTCAGAATGTTCCATCTGAAGCTGATTCAATTCTCCAACTCGGTCTATCTGGTGGGACTAAAGAAGTTTCAAGTATTTCGGTTTCATCAGAAACTGATATGAATACACCCTATTTACCCAACCAAGTATCTACTGGAAATAACCAACTCTTGATTCCAGTTGTTGATGAGGGTTCTACCTCAGCAAAGAAATCAGGTGGGTATATGCCATCACTTATTCTGGCCCCCAGGATGGATAGTTACAAGATTTCATTCAGCACACAAGAACTTCTGGAGCTCCACAGCACTCCCCAGGCAAGTGAACTGTCTCTTACTGGAGAATACTCTGTGGGGACTATCTCTGAGCAGGAAACAACTGGGACAAGCTCAGATCAACGATCCAACAACCCTAAAAAATGCAGATTTTCAGGCTGTACTAAGGGTGCAAGAGGGGCATCAGGTCTCTGTATTGGTCATGGTGGTGGACAGAGATGCCAGAAACCTGGTTGCAACAAGGGTGCTGAGAGTCGAACAGCCTATTGTAAGGCTCATGGTGGAGGAAAGAGGTGTCAGCACTTGGGCTGTACAAAAAGTGCCGAGGGGAAAACAGATTATTGCATAGCTCATGGTGGTGGTAAGAGATGCGGGCATCCAGCTGGATGCTCCAAGGCTGCACGGGGAAAGTCGGGGCTTTGCATTAGACATGGCGGTGGAAAGAGGTGTAAGATTGAAGGCTGCACCCGCAGTGCTGAAGGACAGGCAGGTTTATGCATCTCTCATGGAGGAGGACGTCGATGCCAGTTCCAGGGTTGTAACAAGGGTGCTCAGGGAAGCACTATGTTTTGCAAGGCGCATGGTGGTGGTAAGCGTTGCATATTTCAAGGCTGCACAAAGGGTGCTGAAGGTAGCACACCTCTTTGTAAAGGACATGGTGGGGGGAAGCGTTGCCTTTTCGATGGTGGCGGCATTTGCCCAAAAAGTGTTCACGGGGGTACAAATTTCTGTGTTGCTCATGGTGGTGGGAAGAGATGTGCTGTGCCAGGCTGCACAAAAAGTGCACGGGGACGCACTGATTGCTGCGTTAGGCATGGTGGAGGTAAGCGCTGCAAGTTTGAGAATTGCGGGAAGAGTGCCCAAGGCAGCACAGACTTCTGCAAGGCTCATGGTGGGGGAAAGAGGTGTAACTGGGGAGAGGGCAAATGCGAAAAGTTTGCAAGAGGCAAGAGCGGCTTATGTGCTGCTCATAGCAGTATGGTGCAGGAGCGAGCATCATGCAAGGGAGGTCTCATCGGGCCAAGGCTTTTCCATGGCCTTGTATCTGCAGCCTCGACAACAGCCGCGAGTAGCAACAACCATTCAACTTCAGCAATCAGTGCTGTCTCTGATAGCATCGATTCACTGGAAAGGCCAACCAAAAGGCAACAACTAATACCCCCGCAGGTATTGGTTCCTCTTTCGATGAAGTCCTCGGTATCTTATTCAAACTTTTTGACTGCTGAGAAGGCCGACGAAGGAAGGAACAGGTATGATTTAGGTgctggtagtagtagtggtagtgggagGAAAAGTTTGGACTTTGATATCCCAGAGGGTAGAGTCCACGGTGGACCTCTCATGTCATTGTTTGGTGGTAATCTAAATAATGCAATTGATGGGGTTTAA